In the Salmo trutta chromosome 33, fSalTru1.1, whole genome shotgun sequence genome, one interval contains:
- the LOC115172409 gene encoding epithelial cell adhesion molecule isoform X1, which translates to MLVCISCGITTSQLNGVEQHTRVYTLESGGKERGNTDMRVEKLYIVSLLLILQSSRASTLAVSDKECNDDAFPVREDCEVDTVCGEAVCHHNQYVTCHVNRCGTCEPVFRGYDNITVNCTRLTPKCRLIHLEMLSKHRTGTMLTGGSLGTEYHPNCDGAGMFRPKQCREEDTKLCWCVNKAGVPVSDQTHDPLKCDRLVTVHVIDIQFTFKVEFTPVAKTMDEIRRQLVLKLDREYTLDKIQILDITVRELYQVVSIRLTDNRTDKEPVDIATVAYYIERDLKSNKFGFEVDGRRLEVARDSVKVLFFHYDHPHMDMTINPGFAALILIIALAIIIGVSVSVVVRRKALLERRFQFEVIEGQDNHLEQQEATMTYFVM; encoded by the exons ATGCTTGTGTGCATTTCCTGCGGGATAACGACATCACAGCTTAATGGTGTGGAACAGCACACCAGAGTGTACACTTTAGAgtcaggagggaaggagagaggaaacacAGACATGAGGGTAGAGAAGCtttatatagtctcattactgcTTATCCTTCAGAGTAGTAGAGCATCCACTCTGGCTGTCTCAG ATAAAGAATGTAATGATGATGCATTTCCTGTCCGGGAAGACTGTGAAGTTGACACAGTGTGTGGAGAAGCTGTATGTCATCACAACCAGTATGTCACCTGCCATGTCAACCGCTGTGGCACCTGTGAACCTGTGTTCCGAGGCTATGACAACATCACTGTCAACTGCACCCGGT TGACTCCCAAGTGTCGTCTAATACACCTGGAGATGTTGAGCAAGCACAGGACAGGAACCATGTTAACTGGGGGGAGTTTAGGGACAGAGTACCATCCAAACTGTGATGGCGCTGGTATGTTCAGACCTAAACAATGCAGAGAGGAGGACACCAAACTATGCTGGTGTGTTAACAAGGCTGGAGTCCCAGTCTCTGACCAGACACATGACCCCCTCAAATGTGACAGGCTGGTCACAGTCCA TGTCATTGATATTCAATTCACATTTAAAGTGGAGTTCACACCTGTTGCAAAAACCATGGATGAGATACGACG GCAGTTGGTATTAAAGCTGGACAGGGAATATACGCTGGATAAAATACAGATCTTAGACATAACT GTGCGGGAGCTGTATCAAGTAGTGTCCATCCGCCTGACTGACAACAGGACAGACAAAGAGCCAGTGGACATAGCAACTGTGGCCTACTACATTGAGAGAGAT TTGAAAAGCAACAAGTTTGGGTTTGAGGTGGACGGCCGGAGACTAGAGGTGGCGAGGGACTCCGTCAAGGTCCTATTCTTTCACTATGACCACCCACACATGGACATGACCATCAATCCAGGCTTTGCTGCCCTCATCCTCATCATTGCTCTGGCCATTATCAttggtgtttctgtgtct GTGGTGGTACGAAGGAAAGCTCTGCTGGAGAGGAGATTCCAGTTTGAAGTCATTGAG GGGCAGGACAACCACCTGGAACAGCAAGAAGCTACCATGACCTACTTTGTTATGTGA
- the LOC115172409 gene encoding epithelial cell adhesion molecule isoform X2: MDEIRRQLVLKLDREYTLDKIQILDITVRELYQVVSIRLTDNRTDKEPVDIATVAYYIERDLKSNKFGFEVDGRRLEVARDSVKVLFFHYDHPHMDMTINPGFAALILIIALAIIIGVSVSVVVRRKALLERRFQFEVIEGQDNHLEQQEATMTYFVM; this comes from the exons ATGGATGAGATACGACG GCAGTTGGTATTAAAGCTGGACAGGGAATATACGCTGGATAAAATACAGATCTTAGACATAACT GTGCGGGAGCTGTATCAAGTAGTGTCCATCCGCCTGACTGACAACAGGACAGACAAAGAGCCAGTGGACATAGCAACTGTGGCCTACTACATTGAGAGAGAT TTGAAAAGCAACAAGTTTGGGTTTGAGGTGGACGGCCGGAGACTAGAGGTGGCGAGGGACTCCGTCAAGGTCCTATTCTTTCACTATGACCACCCACACATGGACATGACCATCAATCCAGGCTTTGCTGCCCTCATCCTCATCATTGCTCTGGCCATTATCAttggtgtttctgtgtct GTGGTGGTACGAAGGAAAGCTCTGCTGGAGAGGAGATTCCAGTTTGAAGTCATTGAG GGGCAGGACAACCACCTGGAACAGCAAGAAGCTACCATGACCTACTTTGTTATGTGA